A stretch of the Neodiprion lecontei isolate iyNeoLeco1 chromosome 4, iyNeoLeco1.1, whole genome shotgun sequence genome encodes the following:
- the LOC107220671 gene encoding uncharacterized protein LOC107220671 isoform X2, which produces MCASCEFNKEVSSVTRFLEMARTWMKDTLSICALSVRTGRLVGVAVMRINALSEKAETYNRIQVLKGEVLPKIMHLKNTLVKQVEIYKTLNIEEYLMIYILSIHPSFQRKGVVAALMQATISVGRSLKSPIIFGIFTSKVDQDIAETLNFKTFSIVQYSRWIVDDEVVFDDPGIGNYSAALMGFVVPKEQPEETSIKWKDSSEKEKI; this is translated from the exons ATGTGTGCGTCATGCGAATTTAACAAGGAGGTCAGCTCTGTCACGAGGTTTCTGGAAATGGCGCGTACTTGGATGAAAGATACTTTAAGCATATGCGCTTTAAGCGTACGCACTGGTCGACTAGTCGGAGTTGCGGTCATGAGAATAAACGCTTTGAGTGAGAAGGCGGAGACCTATAATCGCATCCAA GTTCTAAAAGGTGAGGTGCTCCCAAAGATTATGCATTTGAAGAACACCTTGGTAAAGCAAGTCGAGATTTACAAGACACTGAACATCGAGGAGTACTTAATGATCTATATTTTGTCTATTCATCCATCTTTTCAACGAAAAGGAGTTGTAGCGGCGCTGATGCAGGCTACAATTTCCGTTGGCAGATCCTTGAAATCACCTATTATTTTTGGGATATTCACATCCAAGGTGGACCAAGATATCGCAGAGACTCTGAATTTTAAAACGTTCTCGATCGTTCAGTACAGTCGATGGATCGTTGACGATGAGGTTGTATTTGATGATCCTGGAATTGGCAATTACTCGGCGGCTCTGATGGGTTTTGTCGTGCCGAAAGAACAACCCGAAGAAACCTCCATAAAGTGGAAAGATAGCtcagaaaaggaaaaaatataa
- the LOC107218831 gene encoding venom carboxylesterase-6, with product MRGAFATFGVICCLVIAVQGNSVNNVDPSVKIKNGTLVGVLMKTRKGREYVGFKGIPYALPPIGELRFQAPRSTVGWDGVRSAKEDAEICVQRNIYIHQEEIVGNEDCLYLNVYTPKLPISGPGNLDNPHPALPVLVWFHGGGWIAGAGHSEFYNAKFLLDHDVILVTMNFRLGPLGFLSTEDMASPGNNGLKDQNQALRWIQENIAAFGGDTNRVTIFGESAGGASVNFHMMSPLSKGLFHRGISESGTAICPWVLTRPGLAIRQTRRLGQLVDCTQDDTAQLIECLRTKDAVDITATDRDFQEFGYCPMIPFRPVVEPLHPGAFLIEDPATALKFGHQVDVPWMTGITSHEGSLKVPEIYGINDGEQAKLLDEDFEKWAPITLMYQHHCPKEHHSEVAKRIRDFYLGDLPINNSTRYNVIDLYSDAWFNVAADNAVRDYLDTMASPIFYYYFAYQGDVSFSSIFGDPDQDYGVSHADELQYLFPVGEQLFKDVPLSEESFKIVDIMTTLWANFAKFGNPTPEVTPTVPVKWLPVRTHNLEYLHIGGSQDLYMAYNLLVDRMQFWATLPLQGLSYVEANDARPSKDEL from the exons ATGAGAGGTGCATTTGCAACGTTTGGTGTAATCTGTTGTTTAGTCATCGCAGTACAAGGAAACTCTGTGAATAACGTCGACCCgtcagtgaaaataaaaaacggcACACTCGTGGGTGTTTTGATGAAAACGAGAAAGGGGCGAGAATACGTTGGATTCAAGGGAATCCCTTACGCTCTTCCCCCAATCGGAGAACTTAGATTTCAG GCTCCAAGGTCAACAGTCGGTTGGGACGGTGTTCGGTCAGCCAAAGAAGATGCGGAAATCTGTGTACAGCGAAACATCTATATTCATCAGGAAGAGATTGTCGGGAACGAGGACTGCCTATATTTGAATGTCTATACTCCGAAGTTACCAATTTCTGGTCCGGGTAACCTCGATAATCCGCATCCAGCTCTGCCGGTTCTTGTGTGGTTCCACGGGGGCGGCTGGATCGCGGGAGCTGGTCACTCCGAGTTTTACAACGCCAAGTTTCTCCTTGATCATGATGTCATTCTCGTCACCATGAACTTCAG aCTCGGCCCATTAGGGTTCTTGAGCACGGAAGACATGGCGTCCCCTGGCAATAACGGACTGAAAGATCAGAACCAAGCACTGCGATGGATTCAAGAAAATATCGCTGCCTTCGGTGGTGATACCAACAGGGTGACCATTTTTGGTGAAAGCGCTGGCGGTGCTAGCGTGAATTTCCATATGATGAGCCCTCTCTCCAAAG GTTTGTTCCATCGCGGTATCTCTGAGAGCGGTACAGCCATTTGTCCATGGGTATTGACAAGGCCAGGGCTCGCCATCAGACAGACGCGGCGCCTCGGGCAGCTTGTGGACTGCACCCAGGATGATACCGCCCAACTTATCGAATGCCTGCGTACAAAAGATGCTGTCGATATCACAGCTACGGATCGCGATTTTCAG GAATTCGGATACTGTCCGATGATCCCGTTTCGTCCAGTCGTCGAACCTCTTCATCCCGGAGCATTTTTGATTGAAGATCCAGCAACAGCTTTGAAATTTGGCCACCAAGTTGACGTTCCTTGGATGACTGGCATTACGTCCCACGAAGGATCTCTCAAAGTACCCG AAATCTACGGAATAAACGATGGGGAGCAGGCGAAGTTGCTCGatgaagattttgaaaaatgggccCCGATAACACTGATGTACCAGCATCATTGCCCAAAAGAGCATCACTCGGAAGTTGCAAAGAGAATAAGAGACTTTTATCTCGGTGATCTGCCAATTAACAACTCGACCAGGTACAACGTAATAGAT CTGTATTCGGACGCGTGGTTCAACGTAGCTGCGGATAATGCAGTGAGAGATTACCTTGACACTATGGCTTCGCCAATTTTCTACTATTATTTCGCTTATCAAGGCGACGTGTCATTTAGTAGTATATTCGGGGATCCCGATCAAGACTATGGTGTTAGTCACGCTGACGAACTCCAGTACTTGTTCCCCGTCGGTGAGCAGCTTTTCAAAGATGTTCCTTTAAGCGAAGAAAGCTTTAAGATCGTCGATATCATGACTACGCTGTGGGCTAATTTCGCCAAGTTCGG AAATCCAACACCTGAAGTAACACCAACCGTGCCCGTCAAGTGGCTGCCAGTACGGACACATAATCTTGAGTATCTGCATATTGGAGGATCCCAAGATTTGTATATGGCCTACAATCTTCTAGTAGACAGAATGCAGTTCTGGGCAACTTTGCCCCTGCAAGGACTATCTTATGTTGAGGCAAACGATGCTCGTCCTTCGAAAGATGAATTGTAG
- the LOC107220671 gene encoding uncharacterized protein LOC107220671 isoform X1, producing MELFHTHCPDIDTGIIRLFNDSYSQHHYIKEDPMCASCEFNKEVSSVTRFLEMARTWMKDTLSICALSVRTGRLVGVAVMRINALSEKAETYNRIQVLKGEVLPKIMHLKNTLVKQVEIYKTLNIEEYLMIYILSIHPSFQRKGVVAALMQATISVGRSLKSPIIFGIFTSKVDQDIAETLNFKTFSIVQYSRWIVDDEVVFDDPGIGNYSAALMGFVVPKEQPEETSIKWKDSSEKEKI from the exons ATGGAACTCTTTCATACGCATTGTCCAGATATCGATACGGGCATAATAAGattattcaatgattcatACTCACAGCATCATTACATCAAAGAGGACCCAATGTGTGCGTCATGCGAATTTAACAAGGAGGTCAGCTCTGTCACGAGGTTTCTGGAAATGGCGCGTACTTGGATGAAAGATACTTTAAGCATATGCGCTTTAAGCGTACGCACTGGTCGACTAGTCGGAGTTGCGGTCATGAGAATAAACGCTTTGAGTGAGAAGGCGGAGACCTATAATCGCATCCAA GTTCTAAAAGGTGAGGTGCTCCCAAAGATTATGCATTTGAAGAACACCTTGGTAAAGCAAGTCGAGATTTACAAGACACTGAACATCGAGGAGTACTTAATGATCTATATTTTGTCTATTCATCCATCTTTTCAACGAAAAGGAGTTGTAGCGGCGCTGATGCAGGCTACAATTTCCGTTGGCAGATCCTTGAAATCACCTATTATTTTTGGGATATTCACATCCAAGGTGGACCAAGATATCGCAGAGACTCTGAATTTTAAAACGTTCTCGATCGTTCAGTACAGTCGATGGATCGTTGACGATGAGGTTGTATTTGATGATCCTGGAATTGGCAATTACTCGGCGGCTCTGATGGGTTTTGTCGTGCCGAAAGAACAACCCGAAGAAACCTCCATAAAGTGGAAAGATAGCtcagaaaaggaaaaaatataa